The DNA window CCGGCACATGGAATTCGTGCTGCGTGTTGTGGCCGTGGAAGGCGAGGTTGCAGCTGCCGTCGTATAAGGTCTGGCCGTGGTCGGCGACGTACATCATCGACGTCAGCTGCGCCGTGTCCTTGAGCTGGCCGATCACCTGCGCCAGGAACCAGTCCGTGTACAGGATCGAGTTGTCGTAGCTGTTGTTCATCTCCGGCTTGATCTTGAGGTCGGTGTGCACCGGTTTATCGACGCCGTACAGCGACGGCTGCCATTTGTCGAAGTCCTTGGGGTAGCGCTGGCTGTAGTTCCAGTGGCTGCCCAGCGTGTGCAGCACGATCAGCTTTTTCGGCGCCGGGTCGGCGATCGCGTGCCGTAGCGGTTCGAGCAGGATCTGGTCGAGGTTGGAGCGGCTTTTGTAGCCGCCCAGGTTCATGAACTGGATCACGTCCGCTTCCTTGGCGAACACCGATACCGGCGTGTCGAACTCGCCGAACGAGATCTGGTTCGATAGCCACCAGGTCTTGAAGCCGGCTTCCTTGTAGGCGGTGAGGAAGGATTTCTCCGAGAAGCCTTCCTTGAGGCTTTGCATCGCCGGCTTGCGCGAGATGATGACCGGGATCGACAGCCGCGTCGCCGACACCGCCGTGATGACGTCGCTCAGCGCCACCAGGTTCGGTTCCTGGCGCAGCAGCGGCGTGGTGTCGCGCGCGTAGCCGTTGATGCCCCAGCGGTCGTAGCGCGACGATTCGCCCAGCACCATGATGACGATTTCCGGCCGTTCGTTGTCCTGCGGCTGGTGCGCCTGGAAATGGAAGGCGCTGCTGCGCTCGCCGAGGCGCGCCAGGTAGAGCCGCTCCTTGTAAAAGTCCAGCCCGCGCGCCGGCAAGCCCAGCGGCCACGACGAGGCGAAGTCGTTAAAACTCAGCGGCGAGCGGCCGCTGGCCGCCAGTCCGCCCAACACCACTAATATAGAGAGCGCGATCCAGCGGCTTTTGCCGCGCCACGCCAGCGCCGGGCTGCGGCGGGCCGCCAGCTGGATCGCCAGCCACCAGCCGAGCACGGCGAGCATGACGCCGGCCATCAGCCAGATCTTGTTTCCCAGGAATTCCATCGCCTCCTTGGGGCTGCTCTCGGCGATGATGCCCAGGTGGTGGGTGGAAATGCCCTGGCCGTAGTACATGAACAGGTACATCTCGGTCGGCAGCGCCAGCAGCGCCGGCAGCAGCAGCCAGTGGAACCAGGCGGGGCGCTGGAACACGGCCCACACCGCGAGCCAGGCCAGCAGTTCGGCGGCGAGGATGCGCCCCAGGTCCGGCACTTGTCGACCTAGCAACAACGGCACGCACGGCACCAGCGACAACAGCAGGTAGCTGGCGAGCACGAACAGCGGGGCGGGGCGTAACAGCGGAGTCGGGGACGGTACGGTGAAGAGGCGGCGCATTCCAGGGGCAAGATGTGTTAATGTTTGCCATTATCAGCCGTTTCCTTGCTTCCGGGCCAGTTTTTAGCGGCCCGCCACGTCGCATGTTGCCGCGAAAAAGTTTGACTGGTCATCCGATCACGTCTATACTCGCGAGTTCTCTATTTAGTCTGCGCATCGTATACGCTGTTTCAGGCCGCTCCCTGTGAGTGGCTATTCGCGCCTCCGCTGCACATTAGATCGGGACTAGGTTTTAGTCCCCGGACATGTTGTCCGGGTGTTCAACGTTGTTATTTAGTTGGGTTTAGAACGATGCCAACCATCAATCAACTGATTCGCAATCCACGTGTCGCTCTGACCGTGAAAAGCAAATCGCCGGCGCTGGAAAACAGCCCGCAAAAACGTGGTGTTTGCACCCGTGTGTACACCACCACTCCTAAGAAGCCTAACTCGGCTTTGCGTAAAGTCGCCAAAGTGCGTCTGACCAACGGTTTCGAAGTCATTTCGTACATCGGCGGTGAAGGCCACAACTTGCAAGAGCACAGCGTTGTCCTGCTGCGCGGCGGCCGCGTAAAAGATTTGCCGGGTGTGCGTTACCACATGGTTCGCGGTGCACTGGATACCCAGGGCGTCAAAGACCGTAAGCAAGCCCGCTCGAAATACGGTACCAAGCGCGCCAAGGCTGGTAAGAAGTAATCTGCATTAAAAAAGTTTTCGCTCGGTGGCAGCTAGCTTAGTGAATGTAATCGACCGCAACTGGTCGAGTAAGTGGATGGCTATGATGGCCCTCCGCGAGAGTGCGAATCCCATATCTGCGCACCTCAACTGAAGATTGAAAGGAATTGATATGCCACGTCGTCGTGAAGTACCCAAGCGCGAAATTCTGCCGGATCCAAAATTCGGCAACACGGATGTCGCCAAATTCGTGAACGTTCTGATGCTGTCCGGTAAAAAATCGGTCGCAGAAAACATCATCTACGGTGCCTTCGAGCACATCGCTTCGAAATCCGGCAAAGATCCGCTGGAAGTGTTCGCTACCGCGATCAACAACGCCAAGCCACTGGTTGAAGTCAAATCCCGTCGCGTCGGTGGTGCAAACTACCAGGTGCCGGTCGAAGTACGCCCAGTGCGCCGTATGGCTCTGTCGATGCGTTGGTTGCGCGAAGCCGCGAACAAGCGCAGCGAAAAATCCATGCCACAACGCCTCGGCGGTGAGCTGATGGAAGCGGCCGAAGGCCGTGGCGGTGCGATGAAGCGTCGCGATGAAGTGCACCGCATGGCTGAAGCGAACAAGGCGTTCTCGCACTTCCGCTTCTAATAAAATCGGCCAGATCCTTGATGGTCTGGCTGTTATCTGTTGTTCGAGGCCGGGCTCATTTTTTTCCCAAAAAATGGTGCTCGGTTTTGTCCATTCAAAGATTTAGGAATAACTATGGCCCGCAAGACCCCCATCGAGCGCTACCGCAATATCGGTATCTCCGCTCACATCGATGCAGGTAAGACCACCACCACCGAACGCGTCCTGTTCTACACGGGCGTGAACCACAAGATCGGTGAAGTTCACGATGGCGCCGCCACCATGGACTGGATGGAGCAGGAACAAGAGCGCGGCATCACCATTACGTCCGCTGCGACCACCTGCTTCTGGAAAGGGATGGCTAACAATTTCCCTGAGCACCACATCAACATCATCGACACGCCGGGCCACGTCGACTTCACCATTGAAGTCGAACGTTCGATGCGCGTGCTCGACGGCGCTTGCATGGTTTACTGCGCAGTGGGCGGTGTTCAGCCACAGTCGGAAACCGTATGGCGTCAGGCTAACAAGTACAAAGTGCCACGTCTGGCCTTCGTCAACAAGATGGACCGTACCGGCGCCAACTTCTTCAAGGTCTACGAGCAGATGCGCGCTCGCCTGAAGGCGAACCCGGTCCTGATCCAGATCCCGATCGGCGCCGAAGAAAACTTCAAAGGCGTCATCGATCTGGTCAAGATGAAAGCCATCCTGTGGGACGAAGCGTCCCAGGGCATGAAGTTCGACTACGTCGAGATCCCGGAAGAGCTGGCAGCATCGGCCGCCGAGTGGCGCGAGAAGATGGTTGAAGTCGCCGCCGAAGCGACCGAAGAACTGATGAACAAGTACCTGGAAGAGGGCGACCTGTCCGAAGCCGAGATCAAGAAAGCGCTGCGCGATCGCACCATCGCTTCGGAAATCGTGCCGATGATGTGCGGTACCGCTTTCAAGAACAAGGGCGTGCAAGCCATGCTGGACGCGGTCATCGAATACCTGCCGTCGCCACTGGACATCGAAGACGTCGGCGGTACGGACGAAGACGAAAACCCGACCACCCGCAAGCCGTCGGACGAAGAGAAGTTCTCGGCGCTGGCGTTCAAGATCATGACCGACCCGTTCGTCGGCCAGCTGGCCTTCTTCCGCGTGTACTCGGGCGCCGTCAATTCGGGCGACACCGTCTACAACTCGGTCAAGGGTCGTAAAGAGCGTCTGGGCCGTATTCTGCAGATGCACGCGAACCAGCGCGAAGAGATCAAAGAAGTGCGCGCCGGCGACATCGCCGCAGCCGTTGGCCTGAAAGACGTGACCACGGGCGAAACCCTGTGCGATCCGACCTCGATCATCGTTCTGGAGCGCATGGTCTTCCCTGAGCCTGTGATTCAACAGGCCGTGGAACCAAAGACCAAGGCCGACCAGGAAAAAATGGGTCTGGCACTGAACCGCCTGGCACAGGAAGATCCGTCGTTCCGCGTCAAGACCGACGAAGAGTCGGGCCAGACCATCATCGGTGGTATGGGCGAGCTGCACCTGGAAATTATCGTCGACCGCATGAAGCGCGAATTCGGCGTGGAAGCGACCGTCGGCAAGCCACAGGTTGCGTACCGCGAAACGATCCGCAAGACCTGCGAAGAATCCGAAGGCAAGTTCGTCAAGCAGTCGGGTGGTCGTGGTCAATACGGTCACGTGGTTCTGAAGATCGAACCGCAAGAACCAGGTAAAGGTTTCGAATTCGTTGACGCCATCAAAGGCGGCACGGTTCCACGCGAATACATCCCTGCGGTTGAAAAGGGTGTGCGCGGTACCTTGAACACCGGTGTTCTGGCCGGCTACCCAGTGGTCGACGTCAAGGTCACGCTGTTCTTCGGTTCGTACCACGATGTGGACTCGAACGAAAACGCGTTCCAGATGGCCGCTTCGATGGCGTTCAAAGAAGGCTGCCGCAAGGCGTCGCCGGTTATTCTGGAGCCGATGATGGCTGTGGAAGTGGAAACGCCGGAAGACTACGCCGGTACCGTGATGGGCGACCTGTCGTCCCGCCGCGGTATGGTGCAGGGCATGGACGAGATCCCAGGCGGCGGTGGCAAGATCATCAAAGCTGAAGTGCCGCTGTCCGAAATGTTCGGTTACTCGACCACGCTGCGTTCCGCAACGCAAGGTCGTGCTACCTACACGATGGAATTCAAGCACTACTCGGAAGCGCCTAAGCACGTTATCGACGCGATCGTCACTGCTAAAGCTAAGTAATTTTCGTATTTTTGCGGGTGGGGGAGATCCTCCCGCCCGCATATTTAAAACATTGTTCTAAGGAAGAATAAAATGGCAAAAGGTAAATTCGAACGGACCAAGCCGCACGTCAACGTCGGCACCATCGGCCACGTCGACCACGGCAAGACCACCCTGACCGCTGCAATCGCTACCGTTCTGTCGAAGAAATTCGGCGGCGAAGCGAAAGCCTACGACCAGATCGATGCGGCACCGGAAGAAAAAGCACGCGGCATCACCATCAACACCGCGCACGTCGAGTACGAAACCGCTGCCCGTCACTACGCACACGTTGACTGCCCAGGCCACGCCGACTACATCAAAAACATGATCACCGGCGCGGCACAGATGGACGGCGCGATCCTGGTTTGCTCCGCAGCTGACGGCCCAATGCCACAGACCCGCGAGCACATCCTGCTGGCCCGCCAGGTTGGCGTTCCATACATCATCGTGTTCCTGAACAAGTGCGACCTGGTCGACGACGCAGAACTGCTGGAACTGGTCGAAATGGAAGTTCGCGAGTTGTTGTCGAAATACGAATTCCCAGGCGACGACGTGCCTATCATCAAAGGTTCGGCCCGTATGGCGCTGGAAGGCAAAGAAGGCGAAATGGGCGTTGACGCGATCATGCGTCTGGCCGACGCACTGGACAGCTACATCCCTACGCCAGAGCGCGCAGTCGATGGCGCCTTCCTGATGCCAGTGGAAGACGTGTTCTCGATCTCGGGTCGCGGTACCGTTGTGACCGGTCGTATCGAGCGCGGCATCATCAAAGTCGGCGAAGAGATCGAAATCGTCGGCATCACCGACACCGTCAAGACCACTTGCACCGGCGTGGAAATGTTCCGCAAGCTGCTGGACCAGGGTCAAGCCGGCGACAACGTCGGTCTGCTGCTGCGCGGCACCAAGCGTGAAGACGTACAGCGTGGTCAGGTTCTGGCCAAGCCAGGTTCGATCAAGCCGCACAACCACTTCACCGGCGAGATCTATGTCCTGTCGAAAGATGAAGGCGGCCGTCACACCCCGTTCTTCAACAACTATCGTCCACAGTTCTACTTCCGTACGACTGACGTGACCGGTTCGATCGAACTGCCAGCGGACAAAGAAATGGTTATGCCAGGCGACAACGTGTCGATCACCGTCAAGCTGATCAACCCGATCGCGATGGAAGAAGGCCTGCGTTTCGCTATCCGTGAAGGCGGTCGTACCGTCGGCGCGGGTGTGGTTGCTAAGATCATCGCCTAATTAATTTTGCGTGATTGAAACAGGGTCGGCATGGTGTGATACCATGTCGACCCTTACGCGTTACAACTCGTTCTTTTAAATATTGCTGGCGCTACATAGTTGCCAGTTCGCTCTTTTCAAGGAAAAATCATGTCCGCACCAAACCAGAAAATCCGTATCCGCCTGAAGGCTTTCGACTACAAGCTGATCGACCAGTCCGCACTGGAAATCGTTGACACCGCTAAGCGCACCGGCGCCGTTGTCAAGGGCCCGGTCCCACTGCCAACCCGCATCCAGCGTTTCGACGTTCTGCGTTCGCCACACGTCAACAAGACCTCGCGCGACCAGTTCGAAATCCGCACCCACCAGCGCCTGATGGACATCGTCGACCCAACCGACAAGACCGTTGACGCGCTGATGAAGCTGGACCTGCCAGCTGGCGTCGATGTCGAAATCAAACTGCAGTAATCGTTATTGAGCCGGTGGGCGGGGTCGTTCCCGTCCACGGTTTTTAAGAGCCGGGCCTGTTCGCCAACGCGAGCACGCCCGGCTTTTTTGTTGGCCGGCAAACCCGCACTGCCAGACAGGGTCGCACCCCTCGGGGTACGACCCTTAAGCGGCGCTGCACGCGTATCGCTACAGTCTGGCGGGTTTTTGCAGCATCACGCCGGCGCCCTGGCCGCCGAACGGGCGCATCAGGTGATGCCGCGCCATCGCGGCGCCGCCGATGGCGATGGCGTTGGCGCCGAAGTGCGGCGTGCGGATGGTGGGCGCCGGCAATTGCGTGGCCTCGGCGTAGTCGCGCAGCACGTCGCGTCCCGGCGCCAGGAAGCGCTCGCCCAGGCGCAGCGCGGCGCCGCCGACGACGATGCACATCGGGTCGAACGCCACCCACAGGTTGTTGAGCAGCACGCCCATGTGGCGTCCGGCCGCTTCGACCGCCCGGCACGCGGCCGCCTCGCCGGCCTCGGCCTGGGCGAACAGCCGCTCAAGCCGCTCCGGCCCGGAGTCCCCAACCTTGCCGGCGTCGCCTGCCTTGCCCGGCTTGCCATACACCTGGTCCGTCACCGCCCGCATGCCGATCAGCGCGTCGGCGCAGCCGCGCCGTCCGCACGAGCACGGCGGGCCGGCCTGCTGCAGGATGGTGTGGCCGACCTCGCCGGCGAAGCCGTACAGCCCCGTCAGCAGGCGGCCGTTGACGACGATGCCGGCGCCGACGCCGTAGCCGATGCTCAGGTAGATCAGCGGGTCGGCGCCGACCTCGCCGGCGAATTCGAGCTCGGCCAGCGCGGCGACATTGGCCTCGTTCTGGATGAACAGCGGCAGCCCGGCCAGCGCGGTGGCGGCGCAGCGCGCGCGCAGTTGGCCGACCACGTCGACGTCGCGCCAGCCCAGGTGGGGGGCGTAGCGCAGCACGCCGGTGGTGTCGTCGACCACGCCGGGCACGCCGATGCCCAGGCCGAGCATGGCGCGCCCGGCCAGCGGGCCGCCGGCCGCCGTCATCGCCACCAGCTCGTCGGCGATGAGGCCGACGCAGGCGGCCGGGTCGGACAGGTCGGGGTAGGGCAGGGCGCGCTCGGCCAGCACCGTCCCGAGCAGGTCGGTGGCGACCACGCGCGCGCCGCCGACGCCCAGGTCGGCCCCCAGCAGCGCCAGGCGGCCGGTGTCGATGCGCAGCGGCGTGGCGCGCCGGCCCAGGGCGCCGGTGGCGACCAGTTCGCTTTCACTGAGCCAGCCCTCGTCGAGCAGTTCGCGCACCAGCAGGCTGACGGTGGACTTGGTCAGGCCGACCGCCTCGGCCAGGGCCGCGCGCGACAGCCCGGGCGCGCCGCATAGCTGGCGCACCAGGGCCATCCGGTTGATTTGTTTGAGCAACTGTTGGTCGCCGGCGACGATCATGGCTAAGGTTTTAAAAGTGGGAGTTGCCGGGGATCATACGCTCGCCGGCGCGGCTGCGGGCGCTTCCCGCCCCGTTTTGGGGCGCGCAAGGGCTCCCATGCGCGCCCAAGTGGGGCTTCTTTACAACACTGCACGAATTTGGCGCGGTAATTCGTTCGATCAATTGACTAATGGTTTTTTTACTCTTATTCTGGCATGGCCTTATTCATTTGTTATTCGATGAATCGACAGTTTTGCGGTTGTTTGTAGTGTTGCCACTTCCGACGTTGCCTTGACCCTGCTCGATGACGTCGGAGCGATAAATATAATTAAGGAGATGTAAGTGCGAAAAAATTTGAAAACGTTTTCAGAGTCCCCGCTGAACCAGCGCCGGTTGATCTGCCTGGCAGTTGCCGGCGCCTGCGCCACGTTCGTGCCCGCGTTCGCCCAGACCGCCGGCGTGCCGGGTGACGGCGCCGACGGCCCGAAAGTGGTCGTGACCGGTATCCGCGCCAGCATGCAGTCGACCATGAACATGAAGCGCAACGCCGACGGCATCGTCGACGGCATTGTCGCCGACGACATCGGTAAATTCCCCGACACCAACCTGGCCGAATCGCTGCAGCGCATCTCCGGCGTGTCGATCGACCGCAGCAACGGCGAGGGCCAGAAGGTCACCGTGCGCGGCTTGGGCCCGGACTTCAACCTGGTGCTGCTCAACGGCCGCCAGATGCCGACCACCGACCTGAGCGACCTGTCGGGCCGCTCGTTCGACTTCTCGAACCTGGCGTCTGAAGCGATCTCGCAGCTGCAGGTCTATAAGACCGGCCGCGCCGACAGCCCGACCGGCGGCATCGGCGCCACCATCAACGTGATGACCGCGCGTCCGCTGGACAATCCCGGCATGCGCGCCAGCGTCGGCGCCAAGGCCGTCAAGGACAGCTCCAACAGCGAACTGCCCGGCTCGATCAAGGGCAGCAGCGTCACCCCCGAGTTCTCGGGCATCTACAGCAACACCAGCGAAGACGGCCGCTTCGGCATCGCTGTTAGCGCTAGCCACCAGCGCCGCGACTCCGGCTTCAACCGCGCCGGCCTGGCCAACGGCTATCAGGGTCCGTTCCGCGGTTCCGACACCACCGAAGGGTCGACCCTGCCGCAGCCGGGCCAGCCGGGCTCGGAGAAGATCACCAACCGTCCCGGTCCGACCGACCTGTATCTGATCCCGCAGAACTTCGGCTACGGCGTCAACGCCATTTCGCGTCAGCGCACCAACGGCCAGCTGGTGCTGCAATTCCGTCCGGTCAAGGAACTGACCACGACCCTGGACGCGACGTATTCGGAACAGAAGATCCAGACCAAGCGTAACGAGCTGAGCGTGTGGTTCGGCCAGACCCCGACCTCGACCAGCACCTGGCCGGGCGGCAAGGTGCAGACGCCGCTGACCTACATGGAGACGTACAACACGCCGCAGGACATCTCGGTGGTGGGCGGCGATTACGCGACCAAGACCAAGAACAAGTCGATCGGCTTCAACACCGTATGGAAGGCCACCAACGACCTGCGCCTGGAGCTCGACCTCCACCATTCGAACGCCGAATCCGGCGCCGACAGCCCATGGGGCAGCGAGAACAACCTGTCGAACGCCAGCTACAGCCGCGGCAACACGATGGTCGACTTCACCAAGGAGTTGCCGGTGGTGAGCATGCCGGCGGCCAACCTGGCGGCCCAACCGATCCAGGCCACCGGTTCGTGGTTCCACAACAGCTGGCAGAAGGCCACCATCAACCAGGCGCAGACCAAGGGTAGCCTGAAGCTGTTCGAGGCGTCCGAGCTGAACTTCGGCGTCGGCTACACCGACTCGACCAACCGTTCGACCTATTCGAACGTGCAGAACAACAGCTGGGGCGGCGCTTCCAAGGCGTCCGATTACCCGGGCAGCCTGTTCCAGGCCAATTCGCTCGGCTCGTTCTTCAAGGAGTTCGGCGGCCACAACGCGCCGGAGCTGTTCGGTTCGCTCTACACCTTCGACTTCGGCAAGGTCCGCGCCGCCACGGCCGCGGCCACCGGCCTGTCGACCTACCTGCCGAATTTCGACAGCGCCGACACCGACCGCGAGCTGAAGGAAAAAACCACCTCCGGTTACGTGTCGCTCGGCACCGACTGGGATGCCGCCATCCCGTTCCGTACGTCGATCGGCGTGCGCATGGAGCGCACCAAGGTCACCTCGGTGGCGCAAGTACTGGTGGGCACCGGCGTGGTGTGGGAATCGCAGAATGAATTGCCGCTCAAATTCGCCGGCGCGTCGTACAGCACCCAGGAAGCCAGCTACAACAACGTGCTGCCGAGCCTGAACTTCGACGCCGATCTGCGTCCCGACATGAAGCTGCGCGCCAGCGTCGGCACCACCATCGGCCGGCCGCGCTACGACCAGATGCAGGGCGGCTTGACCCTGGGCACCATCGGCAACGTCTTCACCGGCGGCACCGCTTCGGTCGGCAACCCGGCCCTGAAACCGGTCAAGTCGAAGAATCTGGACTTGTCGTGGGAATGGTATTACGACCAGCAGAGTGTGCTGTCGATCGCCGGCTTCCACAAGAAGATGGACAACTACGCCGGCCAGACGGCAACGTCGACGCCGCTCTACAACCTGCACACGCCGGTCGGCGGCGCGTATTACAACGCTGCGCGCAGCGCTGGTTGCTCGGCGGCCGACACCAACTGCCTGCGCAACTACATCCTGACCAACTTCCGCGGCCAGCCGGGCGTGGAATACATCGGCGTCAAGTCGGACGGCAACCTCGACGGCAAGATCACCGGCCTGGCGACCGATCCGCTGATGCCTTTCCTGCTGACCTCGTATGCCAACCAGAAGTCGGCCACGGTCAAGGGCGCCGAGATCAACGTGCAGCATATGTTCGGGCGCACCGGCTTCGGCGTGCAGGCCAACTACACGTACGTGACTTCGCCAACCAAGTATGACGACGCCAACACGGCGGATCAGTTCGCGATCCTGGGGCTGAGCAATTCGGCCAACCTGGTGGGTATCTACGAAGACCAAAAGTGGTCGGTGCGGTTGGCCTACAACTGGCGCGACAGCTTCCTGGCCTCGACCATCGACGCCGGCGGCGGCCGCCCGGCGCCGGTCTACACCGACAAGTACGGCCAGACCGACATCAGTGTTGGGTACAATGTCACCGACAAGCTGAGCCTGCAGGCCGAGGTCATCAACCTGACCAACGCCACCCAGCGCCAGTACGGCCGTACCGAGCGTTCGACCCTGAACGTGACGCAAGCCGGTCCGCGTTACATGCTGGGCGCGCGCTACAAGTTCTGATGTTGAACGGTAGCGTATAGTCGGGCCACGGGCCGTCGCGATGCGACGGCCTTTTTCATTTGGGGAAGTCGATGCAAGCGATAGTGGAAGTGGACGGCGGCGCGCCGCTGTCCGACGAGATTTTGGCCTCGCCGGTGCCGCTGGTGCTGCGCGGCCTGGTGGCCGACTGGCCGCTGGTGCGTGCCGCGCGCGGCGGGGCGGGGCAGGCCGACGCCTACCTGCGCAGGTTTTACCGCGACGCCACCGTGCTGGCCAGCCACAGCCCGCCGGGCACGGGCGGGCGCATCTTTTATAACGACGACCTGAGCGGCTTTAATTTCACGTCGCAGATGGTGCGCTTCGACCAGGTGCTCGACGCGCTGCTCGCGCACCTGGACGCGGCCGACCCGCCCACCCTGTACGTCGGCTCGACCACGGTCGACACCTGCCTGCCGGGGATGCGGGCCGAAAACGATGTCGACCTGGGCGCGCGCGATCCGCTGGCCAGCATCTGGATCGGCAACCGCACGCGCATTCCGGCCCACTACGACGTGCCGGACAACCTGGCCTGCGTGGCCGCCGGGCGCCGCCGCTTCACCCTGTTCCCGCCCGAGCAGTTGAAGAACCTGTACGTCGGCCCGCTCGACTTCACGCCGGCCGGGCAATCGGTCAGCCTGGTCGACTTCGCGCGGCCGGATTTCGAGCGCTTTCCCCTGTTCGCCGAGGCGCTGCGGCACGCGCAAGCTGCCGAGCTGGAACCGGGCGACGCGCTGTTCATCCCCAGCATGTGGTGGCACCACGTCGAGGGGCTCGAGCCTTTTAACATCCTGATCAATTACTGGTGGCGCCAGTCGCCGGACTGGATGGACACGCCGGCCAGCACCCTGTCGCTGGCGCTGATGACCCTGCGCGACCTGCCGCCGGCCCAGCGCGCCGCGTGGAAGGAGATCTTCCGCCACTACGTGTTCGACAGCGACGGCGGCGAGGCGGCGCACATCCCGCCGGCCGCGCGCCACTCGCTGGCGCCGCTCGACGACGACGCCGCGCGCATGCTGCGGGCGCAGATTCTGCGGCGGTTGAATCGGTAGAGGCGGTGGCCGAGGTCTATAATGGACTTTTGAGCGGGAGGCGACATGAAATACCGAGTTGCGCTTCATAAATCCGAAGAGGGCTATAGCGTTTCTGTTCCGGGGCTGCCAGGTTGTTGTTCGCAAGGGGCAACCGAGGAAGAGGCGCTTGAAAATATCAAATCGGCGATCGCCGAGTATCTTGAAGTCGTGGAAGAGAATCTCCACGGTACCATCACACGCGAAGTGGACGTGGTGCGGTAGCCATGGTCCGCGTTCCTGGCGTCAATCACCTGGATGTGGTCAAGGCGCTGCAGAAGGCTGGCTTTCACGTCGCCCGGCAGGGCAAGCACATTGTCATGACCGATGGACGTCACGTCGTTACCATTCCCCGGCACAACCCGGTTAACGCCTTTACGCTGGGCACGATTGTGCGCGGCGCGGGCTTGAGCGTAGAGCAGTTCCGTAGCTTGCTGTGAGCGGCGGTGGAGTTCTGGACAGAATCTTCTGACGCCGGTAGGCTGTTGTCAATTGCCCAACCGGATATACCATGCTCGCCGCGCTAGACCTCCATTTGCTCGACCACTCCGCTCGCCAGGGACTGCGCGGCGCTCCGCGTTTTGTGATCGAGTTCCTGTATTTCGGCATCAAGGAGGCAAGGGCATGCCTGTTCGTCGCATTGTTCTTCGCGGCCGTGTTCCTGGTGCCGCGCGCCGGCATCCTCGGCTTGCCGCGCTACGACGTGCTGTTGGTGGCGGCCTTGGCGATCCAGGTGTGGATGGTATGGGCCGGGCTCGAAACCTGGGACGAGCTCAAGGCCGTCTGCCTGTTCCACTTGGTCGGCTTCGCGCTGGAGGTGTTCAAGGTGTCGGGCAGCATCCAGTCGTGGAGCTATCCGGACTTCGCCTACACCAAGGTGCTCGGCGTGCCGCTGTTCTCCGGTTTTATGTACGCGGCCGTCGGCAGCTACATCATCCAGGCGTGGCGCTTGTTTGACTTGCGGATTCGCCATCATCCGC is part of the Oxalobacteraceae bacterium OTU3CAMAD1 genome and encodes:
- a CDS encoding ROK family protein — encoded protein: MIVAGDQQLLKQINRMALVRQLCGAPGLSRAALAEAVGLTKSTVSLLVRELLDEGWLSESELVATGALGRRATPLRIDTGRLALLGADLGVGGARVVATDLLGTVLAERALPYPDLSDPAACVGLIADELVAMTAAGGPLAGRAMLGLGIGVPGVVDDTTGVLRYAPHLGWRDVDVVGQLRARCAATALAGLPLFIQNEANVAALAELEFAGEVGADPLIYLSIGYGVGAGIVVNGRLLTGLYGFAGEVGHTILQQAGPPCSCGRRGCADALIGMRAVTDQVYGKPGKAGDAGKVGDSGPERLERLFAQAEAGEAAACRAVEAAGRHMGVLLNNLWVAFDPMCIVVGGAALRLGERFLAPGRDVLRDYAEATQLPAPTIRTPHFGANAIAIGGAAMARHHLMRPFGGQGAGVMLQKPARL
- a CDS encoding type II toxin-antitoxin system HicA family toxin, giving the protein MVRVPGVNHLDVVKALQKAGFHVARQGKHIVMTDGRHVVTIPRHNPVNAFTLGTIVRGAGLSVEQFRSLL
- a CDS encoding type II toxin-antitoxin system HicB family antitoxin; this encodes MKYRVALHKSEEGYSVSVPGLPGCCSQGATEEEALENIKSAIAEYLEVVEENLHGTITREVDVVR
- a CDS encoding DUF817 domain-containing protein, whose protein sequence is MLAALDLHLLDHSARQGLRGAPRFVIEFLYFGIKEARACLFVALFFAAVFLVPRAGILGLPRYDVLLVAALAIQVWMVWAGLETWDELKAVCLFHLVGFALEVFKVSGSIQSWSYPDFAYTKVLGVPLFSGFMYAAVGSYIIQAWRLFDLRIRHHPPYWMAVFVALLIYVNFFTHHYIGDYRWYLAACALGLYARTTVVFRPLDRDRQMPLLLSFVLIGFFIWLAENISTFWGVWRYPNQLGAWSAVHVSKWSSWSLLVVMTFTIVAHLKHIKARIHVARA
- a CDS encoding cupin-like domain-containing protein, coding for MQAIVEVDGGAPLSDEILASPVPLVLRGLVADWPLVRAARGGAGQADAYLRRFYRDATVLASHSPPGTGGRIFYNDDLSGFNFTSQMVRFDQVLDALLAHLDAADPPTLYVGSTTVDTCLPGMRAENDVDLGARDPLASIWIGNRTRIPAHYDVPDNLACVAAGRRRFTLFPPEQLKNLYVGPLDFTPAGQSVSLVDFARPDFERFPLFAEALRHAQAAELEPGDALFIPSMWWHHVEGLEPFNILINYWWRQSPDWMDTPASTLSLALMTLRDLPPAQRAAWKEIFRHYVFDSDGGEAAHIPPAARHSLAPLDDDAARMLRAQILRRLNR
- a CDS encoding TonB-dependent receptor gives rise to the protein MRKNLKTFSESPLNQRRLICLAVAGACATFVPAFAQTAGVPGDGADGPKVVVTGIRASMQSTMNMKRNADGIVDGIVADDIGKFPDTNLAESLQRISGVSIDRSNGEGQKVTVRGLGPDFNLVLLNGRQMPTTDLSDLSGRSFDFSNLASEAISQLQVYKTGRADSPTGGIGATINVMTARPLDNPGMRASVGAKAVKDSSNSELPGSIKGSSVTPEFSGIYSNTSEDGRFGIAVSASHQRRDSGFNRAGLANGYQGPFRGSDTTEGSTLPQPGQPGSEKITNRPGPTDLYLIPQNFGYGVNAISRQRTNGQLVLQFRPVKELTTTLDATYSEQKIQTKRNELSVWFGQTPTSTSTWPGGKVQTPLTYMETYNTPQDISVVGGDYATKTKNKSIGFNTVWKATNDLRLELDLHHSNAESGADSPWGSENNLSNASYSRGNTMVDFTKELPVVSMPAANLAAQPIQATGSWFHNSWQKATINQAQTKGSLKLFEASELNFGVGYTDSTNRSTYSNVQNNSWGGASKASDYPGSLFQANSLGSFFKEFGGHNAPELFGSLYTFDFGKVRAATAAATGLSTYLPNFDSADTDRELKEKTTSGYVSLGTDWDAAIPFRTSIGVRMERTKVTSVAQVLVGTGVVWESQNELPLKFAGASYSTQEASYNNVLPSLNFDADLRPDMKLRASVGTTIGRPRYDQMQGGLTLGTIGNVFTGGTASVGNPALKPVKSKNLDLSWEWYYDQQSVLSIAGFHKKMDNYAGQTATSTPLYNLHTPVGGAYYNAARSAGCSAADTNCLRNYILTNFRGQPGVEYIGVKSDGNLDGKITGLATDPLMPFLLTSYANQKSATVKGAEINVQHMFGRTGFGVQANYTYVTSPTKYDDANTADQFAILGLSNSANLVGIYEDQKWSVRLAYNWRDSFLASTIDAGGGRPAPVYTDKYGQTDISVGYNVTDKLSLQAEVINLTNATQRQYGRTERSTLNVTQAGPRYMLGARYKF